A window from Thalassophryne amazonica chromosome 15, fThaAma1.1, whole genome shotgun sequence encodes these proteins:
- the ctnnd1 gene encoding catenin delta-1 isoform X3: MEQCASTASLLASVQEQERQFEMLSRALEEERMSCAGTLSRPLPTMQNGRVPCDAAIERLALNECYINGTHHFRMESGQMVQETFTMEEDPQESLSVISLETSDDGTTRHNETMGKKAVKPTITRTVIASLSDLDGGGSVTGMGGYTPDRVYIPGPARGVPMDYPTHTVPRNYHYGPPTGYDDGYRGGPPPDAYASLNRSVPMDARSRPIHPEGYRTLDPNYRANSRNQLDPYAAQPQVGRMGGGMEISSIPRFVPEPYGLEDDQRSMGFDEPDYGMGHPMHYSTVPRSLQAFPHGPPRRTASYEGILAGDMGGPGDIYYWGGAPLAQGERGSMASLDSTLRKGPGPGGWRQPELPEVVAMLNYRLDSVKSNAAAYLQHLTYKNDKVKSDVRRMKGIPALVSMLDNPNKEVHYAACGALKNISYGKDPDNKIAIKNCDGVPALIRLLRKTHDQDLTDTITGTLWNLSSHDSVKMEIVDHALHALSDEVMVPHSGWERGSNGGGGGEENCKPRHLEWETVLTNTAGCLRNVSSERKEARRKLRECTGLVDSLMYIVQSQIDCKDVDNKLIENSVCLLRNLSYHVHQEIPGCERYQEATPINQGPAPSSTKGGCFSSRKGKDEWFSKGKKDEDVAADVVDIPKRATPAKGYELLYQPEVVRIYTSLLKESKNPTVLEASAGAVQNLCAGRWTYGRYIRAVLRKEQGLPMMTELLAHGNDRVVRAMSGALRNLAIDARNRDLLGIHAVPHLVANLPGGGQSQPARVLSEETVVSVLSTLHEVLGSSLEAAKTLRASQGIERLVLINKDGNRSEREVRGAGLVLQTVWGYKELRRTLEKDGWKKTDFMVNLNPPSNTNRTNGGYEDSTLPLIDKGAKEDRELIPMNEMGPDSYSTLDQTGRRNTLDNTLEPTDKDPVQGGMYGERQASVPLMDSYDG, from the exons atggagcAGTGTGCGAGTACAGCCTCCCTGCTGGCCTCGGTGCAGGAGCAGGAGAGGCAGTTTGAGATGCTGAGCCGAGCTCTGGAGGAGGAGCGGATGTCATGTGCCGGTACCCTGTCCCGCCCCCTCCCCACTATGCAG AACGGACGCGTTCCTTGTGATGCAGCCATAGAGAGGCTCGCGCTGAACGAGTGTTACATCAACGGGACACATCAC TTCAGGATGGAGTCTGGTCAGATGGTACAGGAGACCTTCACGATGGAGGAAGACCCCCAAGAGTCTCTGTCTGTTATCTCATTGGAGACCAGTGATGATGGAACCACACGACACAATGAAACCATG GGAAAGAAAGCAGTAAAGCCCACCATCACCCGAACAGTCATCGCCTCTCTGTCAGATTTGGATGGTGGAGGTTCAGTAACGGGGATGGGGGGATACACTCCAGACAGGGTCTATATACCAGGCCCTGCACGAGGTGTACCCATGGACTACCCCACACACACCGTGCCTCGTAATTACCACTATGGACCACCAACAGGTTACGATGATGGTTACCGTGGTGGTCCCCCACCTGATGCCTATGCAAGCCTCAACAGAAGTGTTCCAATGGATGCTCGTTCCAGACCTATCCATCCAGAAGGCTACAGAACTCTGGATCCAAATTACAGAGCTAACAGCAGGAACCAGCTTGACCCTTATGCAGCTCAGCCACAG GTCGGCCGTATGGGAGGTGGTATGGAAATATCATCCATCCCAAGGTTTGTCCCAGAGCCATATGGTCTGGAGGATGATCAGCGCAGTATGGGGTTTGATGAGCCTGACTATGGGATGGGACATCCCATGCACTATAGCACTGTGCCCCGCAGTCTGCAGGCGTTCCCCCATGGGCCCCCACGGAGGACTGC GAGTTATGAGGGCATCTTGGCTGGTGACATGGGTGGACCAGGGGACATATACTATTGGGGAGGagcacctctggctcagggtgaaaGAGGCAGCATGGCTTCGTTGGACAGCACTCTAAGGAAAGGTCCTGGTCCTGGAGGTTGGCGTCAGCCAGAGCTGCCAGAGGTCGTTGCCATGCTCAACTACAGGCTGGACTCAGTGAAGAGCAATGCAGCTGCATATCTTCAACATCTCACTTATaagaatgacaaa GTGAAGTCTGACGTGCGTCGCATGAAAGGGATCCCAGCGCTGGTCTCTATGCTGGACAACCCCAACAAAGAG GTTCACTATGCAGCCTGTGGAGCACTGAAGAATATCTCTTACGGTAAAGACCCAGACAACAAGATCGCCATCAAGAACTGTGACGGAGTACCTGCACTGATTCGGCTGCTAAGGAAGACACATGACCAGGACCTCACTGACACCATCACAG GGACACTGTGGAACCTGTCATCTCATGATTCTGTGAAAATGGAGATTGTGGACCATGCGCTGCATGCCCTCTCTGACGAGGTGATGGTGCCCCATTCGGGCTGGGAGCGAGGGAGcaatggaggaggaggaggtgaagaAAACTGCAAGCCCAGGCATCTTGAGTGGGAGACGGTGCTAACCAACACGGCAGGCTGCCTGAG AAATGTGAGTTCTGAGCGAAAAGAGGCGCGGAGGAAGCTGCGGGAGTGCACAGGATTGGTCGATTCTCTAATGTACATTGTCCAATCCCAAATTGACTGTAAAGATGTTGACaataag TTGATAGAGAACAGTGTGTGTCTGCTGAGGAACTTGTCCTATCACGTGCACCAGGAAATCCCTGGCTGTGAACGCTACCAGGAGGCCACACCCATCAACCAGGGCCCCGCCCCCTCCAGCACGAAAGGCGGCTGTTTTAGCTCCCGCAAGGGCAAAG ATGAGTGGTTTTCCAAAG GTAAGAAAGATGAAGATGTAGCTGCGGATGTAGTAGACATTCCAAAGAGAGCCACACCTGCTAAAG GATATGAGTTGTTGTACCAGCCAGAGGTGGTCCGTATCTACACCTCTCTGCTGAAAGAGTCCAAGAATCCCACTGTGCTGGAGGCTTCGGCTGGAGCTGTTCAGAACCTGTGTGCTGGACGCTGGACT TACGGCCGCTACATCCGTGCCGTGCTGCGCAAGGAGCAGGGTCTACCCATGATGACTGAGCTACTGGCCCATGGCAATGACCGTGTGGTCCGAGCGATGTCTGGAGCCCTCCGCAACCTGGCCATCGATGCTCGAAACAGGGATCTGCTAG GTATACATGCAGTGCCTCACCTGGTGGCAAACCTGCCGGGTGGAGGTCAGAGTCAGCCGGCACGAGTGCTGTCAGAAGAGACGGTGGTGTCAGTCCTGAGCACTCTCCATGAGGTGCTTGGCTCCAGTCTGGAAGCAGCCAAGACCCTTCGAGCTTCACAGGGGATTGAGAGACTTGTGCTCATAAATAAGGATGG TAATCGTTCTGAGCGGGAGGTGCGCGGCGCTGGCCTGGTCCTACAGACTGTGTGGGGCTATAAGGAACTGCGGCGCACCTTGGAGAAGGATGGCTGGAAGAAAACTGATTTCATGGTCAACTTAAACCCTCCCAGCAACACTAACAGGACCAATGGAGGTTATGAGGACAGCACCCTGCCGCTCATAGACAAAG GCGCCAAAGAGGATCGGGAACTGATTCCCATGAATGAGATGGGACCAG ATTCCTACTCCACACTGGATCAAACTGGGAGAAGGAACACTCTGGATAACACACTCGAACCTACTGACAAAGATCCAGTACAG GGAGGCATGTACGGGGAGAGGCAGGCCTCTGTGCCTCTAATGGATTCTTACGATGGTTAG
- the ctnnd1 gene encoding catenin delta-1 isoform X1, which yields MEQCASTASLLASVQEQERQFEMLSRALEEERMSCAGTLSRPLPTMQNGRVPCDAAIERLALNECYINGTHHFRMESGQMVQETFTMEEDPQESLSVISLETSDDGTTRHNETMGKKAVKPTITRTVIASLSDLDGGGSVTGMGGYTPDRVYIPGPARGVPMDYPTHTVPRNYHYGPPTGYDDGYRGGPPPDAYASLNRSVPMDARSRPIHPEGYRTLDPNYRANSRNQLDPYAAQPQVGRMGGGMEISSIPRFVPEPYGLEDDQRSMGFDEPDYGMGHPMHYSTVPRSLQAFPHGPPRRTASYEGILAGDMGGPGDIYYWGGAPLAQGERGSMASLDSTLRKGPGPGGWRQPELPEVVAMLNYRLDSVKSNAAAYLQHLTYKNDKVKSDVRRMKGIPALVSMLDNPNKEVHYAACGALKNISYGKDPDNKIAIKNCDGVPALIRLLRKTHDQDLTDTITGTLWNLSSHDSVKMEIVDHALHALSDEVMVPHSGWERGSNGGGGGEENCKPRHLEWETVLTNTAGCLRNVSSERKEARRKLRECTGLVDSLMYIVQSQIDCKDVDNKLIENSVCLLRNLSYHVHQEIPGCERYQEATPINQGPAPSSTKGGCFSSRKGKDEWFSKGKKDEDVAADVVDIPKRATPAKGYELLYQPEVVRIYTSLLKESKNPTVLEASAGAVQNLCAGRWTYGRYIRAVLRKEQGLPMMTELLAHGNDRVVRAMSGALRNLAIDARNRDLLGIHAVPHLVANLPGGGQSQPARVLSEETVVSVLSTLHEVLGSSLEAAKTLRASQGIERLVLINKDGNRSEREVRGAGLVLQTVWGYKELRRTLEKDGWKKTDFMVNLNPPSNTNRTNGGYEDSTLPLIDKGAKEDRELIPMNEMGPDSYSTLDQTGRRNTLDNTLEPTDKDPVQGGMYGERQASVPLMDSYDEKLIVCITRRQPPPTSCPC from the exons atggagcAGTGTGCGAGTACAGCCTCCCTGCTGGCCTCGGTGCAGGAGCAGGAGAGGCAGTTTGAGATGCTGAGCCGAGCTCTGGAGGAGGAGCGGATGTCATGTGCCGGTACCCTGTCCCGCCCCCTCCCCACTATGCAG AACGGACGCGTTCCTTGTGATGCAGCCATAGAGAGGCTCGCGCTGAACGAGTGTTACATCAACGGGACACATCAC TTCAGGATGGAGTCTGGTCAGATGGTACAGGAGACCTTCACGATGGAGGAAGACCCCCAAGAGTCTCTGTCTGTTATCTCATTGGAGACCAGTGATGATGGAACCACACGACACAATGAAACCATG GGAAAGAAAGCAGTAAAGCCCACCATCACCCGAACAGTCATCGCCTCTCTGTCAGATTTGGATGGTGGAGGTTCAGTAACGGGGATGGGGGGATACACTCCAGACAGGGTCTATATACCAGGCCCTGCACGAGGTGTACCCATGGACTACCCCACACACACCGTGCCTCGTAATTACCACTATGGACCACCAACAGGTTACGATGATGGTTACCGTGGTGGTCCCCCACCTGATGCCTATGCAAGCCTCAACAGAAGTGTTCCAATGGATGCTCGTTCCAGACCTATCCATCCAGAAGGCTACAGAACTCTGGATCCAAATTACAGAGCTAACAGCAGGAACCAGCTTGACCCTTATGCAGCTCAGCCACAG GTCGGCCGTATGGGAGGTGGTATGGAAATATCATCCATCCCAAGGTTTGTCCCAGAGCCATATGGTCTGGAGGATGATCAGCGCAGTATGGGGTTTGATGAGCCTGACTATGGGATGGGACATCCCATGCACTATAGCACTGTGCCCCGCAGTCTGCAGGCGTTCCCCCATGGGCCCCCACGGAGGACTGC GAGTTATGAGGGCATCTTGGCTGGTGACATGGGTGGACCAGGGGACATATACTATTGGGGAGGagcacctctggctcagggtgaaaGAGGCAGCATGGCTTCGTTGGACAGCACTCTAAGGAAAGGTCCTGGTCCTGGAGGTTGGCGTCAGCCAGAGCTGCCAGAGGTCGTTGCCATGCTCAACTACAGGCTGGACTCAGTGAAGAGCAATGCAGCTGCATATCTTCAACATCTCACTTATaagaatgacaaa GTGAAGTCTGACGTGCGTCGCATGAAAGGGATCCCAGCGCTGGTCTCTATGCTGGACAACCCCAACAAAGAG GTTCACTATGCAGCCTGTGGAGCACTGAAGAATATCTCTTACGGTAAAGACCCAGACAACAAGATCGCCATCAAGAACTGTGACGGAGTACCTGCACTGATTCGGCTGCTAAGGAAGACACATGACCAGGACCTCACTGACACCATCACAG GGACACTGTGGAACCTGTCATCTCATGATTCTGTGAAAATGGAGATTGTGGACCATGCGCTGCATGCCCTCTCTGACGAGGTGATGGTGCCCCATTCGGGCTGGGAGCGAGGGAGcaatggaggaggaggaggtgaagaAAACTGCAAGCCCAGGCATCTTGAGTGGGAGACGGTGCTAACCAACACGGCAGGCTGCCTGAG AAATGTGAGTTCTGAGCGAAAAGAGGCGCGGAGGAAGCTGCGGGAGTGCACAGGATTGGTCGATTCTCTAATGTACATTGTCCAATCCCAAATTGACTGTAAAGATGTTGACaataag TTGATAGAGAACAGTGTGTGTCTGCTGAGGAACTTGTCCTATCACGTGCACCAGGAAATCCCTGGCTGTGAACGCTACCAGGAGGCCACACCCATCAACCAGGGCCCCGCCCCCTCCAGCACGAAAGGCGGCTGTTTTAGCTCCCGCAAGGGCAAAG ATGAGTGGTTTTCCAAAG GTAAGAAAGATGAAGATGTAGCTGCGGATGTAGTAGACATTCCAAAGAGAGCCACACCTGCTAAAG GATATGAGTTGTTGTACCAGCCAGAGGTGGTCCGTATCTACACCTCTCTGCTGAAAGAGTCCAAGAATCCCACTGTGCTGGAGGCTTCGGCTGGAGCTGTTCAGAACCTGTGTGCTGGACGCTGGACT TACGGCCGCTACATCCGTGCCGTGCTGCGCAAGGAGCAGGGTCTACCCATGATGACTGAGCTACTGGCCCATGGCAATGACCGTGTGGTCCGAGCGATGTCTGGAGCCCTCCGCAACCTGGCCATCGATGCTCGAAACAGGGATCTGCTAG GTATACATGCAGTGCCTCACCTGGTGGCAAACCTGCCGGGTGGAGGTCAGAGTCAGCCGGCACGAGTGCTGTCAGAAGAGACGGTGGTGTCAGTCCTGAGCACTCTCCATGAGGTGCTTGGCTCCAGTCTGGAAGCAGCCAAGACCCTTCGAGCTTCACAGGGGATTGAGAGACTTGTGCTCATAAATAAGGATGG TAATCGTTCTGAGCGGGAGGTGCGCGGCGCTGGCCTGGTCCTACAGACTGTGTGGGGCTATAAGGAACTGCGGCGCACCTTGGAGAAGGATGGCTGGAAGAAAACTGATTTCATGGTCAACTTAAACCCTCCCAGCAACACTAACAGGACCAATGGAGGTTATGAGGACAGCACCCTGCCGCTCATAGACAAAG GCGCCAAAGAGGATCGGGAACTGATTCCCATGAATGAGATGGGACCAG ATTCCTACTCCACACTGGATCAAACTGGGAGAAGGAACACTCTGGATAACACACTCGAACCTACTGACAAAGATCCAGTACAG GGAGGCATGTACGGGGAGAGGCAGGCCTCTGTGCCTCTAATGGATTCTTACGATG aaaaacTGATTGTTTGCATCACAAGACGACAGCCTCCTCCCACCTCGTGTCCTTGCTGA
- the ctnnd1 gene encoding catenin delta-1 isoform X4, with product MEQCASTASLLASVQEQERQFEMLSRALEEERMSCAGTLSRPLPTMQNGRVPCDAAIERLALNECYINGTHHFRMESGQMVQETFTMEEDPQESLSVISLETSDDGTTRHNETMGKKAVKPTITRTVIASLSDLDGGGSVTGMGGYTPDRVYIPGPARGVPMDYPTHTVPRNYHYGPPTGYDDGYRGGPPPDAYASLNRSVPMDARSRPIHPEGYRTLDPNYRANSRNQLDPYAAQPQVGRMGGGMEISSIPRFVPEPYGLEDDQRSMGFDEPDYGMGHPMHYSTVPRSLQAFPHGPPRRTASYEGILAGDMGGPGDIYYWGGAPLAQGERGSMASLDSTLRKGPGPGGWRQPELPEVVAMLNYRLDSVKSNAAAYLQHLTYKNDKVKSDVRRMKGIPALVSMLDNPNKEVHYAACGALKNISYGKDPDNKIAIKNCDGVPALIRLLRKTHDQDLTDTITGTLWNLSSHDSVKMEIVDHALHALSDEVMVPHSGWERGSNGGGGGEENCKPRHLEWETVLTNTAGCLRNVSSERKEARRKLRECTGLVDSLMYIVQSQIDCKDVDNKLIENSVCLLRNLSYHVHQEIPGCERYQEATPINQGPAPSSTKGGCFSSRKGKDEWFSKGKKDEDVAADVVDIPKRATPAKGYELLYQPEVVRIYTSLLKESKNPTVLEASAGAVQNLCAGRWTYGRYIRAVLRKEQGLPMMTELLAHGNDRVVRAMSGALRNLAIDARNRDLLGIHAVPHLVANLPGGGQSQPARVLSEETVVSVLSTLHEVLGSSLEAAKTLRASQGIERLVLINKDGNRSEREVRGAGLVLQTVWGYKELRRTLEKDGWKKTDFMVNLNPPSNTNRTNGGYEDSTLPLIDKGAKEDRELIPMNEMGPDSYSTLDQTGRRNTLDNTLEPTDKDPVQKN from the exons atggagcAGTGTGCGAGTACAGCCTCCCTGCTGGCCTCGGTGCAGGAGCAGGAGAGGCAGTTTGAGATGCTGAGCCGAGCTCTGGAGGAGGAGCGGATGTCATGTGCCGGTACCCTGTCCCGCCCCCTCCCCACTATGCAG AACGGACGCGTTCCTTGTGATGCAGCCATAGAGAGGCTCGCGCTGAACGAGTGTTACATCAACGGGACACATCAC TTCAGGATGGAGTCTGGTCAGATGGTACAGGAGACCTTCACGATGGAGGAAGACCCCCAAGAGTCTCTGTCTGTTATCTCATTGGAGACCAGTGATGATGGAACCACACGACACAATGAAACCATG GGAAAGAAAGCAGTAAAGCCCACCATCACCCGAACAGTCATCGCCTCTCTGTCAGATTTGGATGGTGGAGGTTCAGTAACGGGGATGGGGGGATACACTCCAGACAGGGTCTATATACCAGGCCCTGCACGAGGTGTACCCATGGACTACCCCACACACACCGTGCCTCGTAATTACCACTATGGACCACCAACAGGTTACGATGATGGTTACCGTGGTGGTCCCCCACCTGATGCCTATGCAAGCCTCAACAGAAGTGTTCCAATGGATGCTCGTTCCAGACCTATCCATCCAGAAGGCTACAGAACTCTGGATCCAAATTACAGAGCTAACAGCAGGAACCAGCTTGACCCTTATGCAGCTCAGCCACAG GTCGGCCGTATGGGAGGTGGTATGGAAATATCATCCATCCCAAGGTTTGTCCCAGAGCCATATGGTCTGGAGGATGATCAGCGCAGTATGGGGTTTGATGAGCCTGACTATGGGATGGGACATCCCATGCACTATAGCACTGTGCCCCGCAGTCTGCAGGCGTTCCCCCATGGGCCCCCACGGAGGACTGC GAGTTATGAGGGCATCTTGGCTGGTGACATGGGTGGACCAGGGGACATATACTATTGGGGAGGagcacctctggctcagggtgaaaGAGGCAGCATGGCTTCGTTGGACAGCACTCTAAGGAAAGGTCCTGGTCCTGGAGGTTGGCGTCAGCCAGAGCTGCCAGAGGTCGTTGCCATGCTCAACTACAGGCTGGACTCAGTGAAGAGCAATGCAGCTGCATATCTTCAACATCTCACTTATaagaatgacaaa GTGAAGTCTGACGTGCGTCGCATGAAAGGGATCCCAGCGCTGGTCTCTATGCTGGACAACCCCAACAAAGAG GTTCACTATGCAGCCTGTGGAGCACTGAAGAATATCTCTTACGGTAAAGACCCAGACAACAAGATCGCCATCAAGAACTGTGACGGAGTACCTGCACTGATTCGGCTGCTAAGGAAGACACATGACCAGGACCTCACTGACACCATCACAG GGACACTGTGGAACCTGTCATCTCATGATTCTGTGAAAATGGAGATTGTGGACCATGCGCTGCATGCCCTCTCTGACGAGGTGATGGTGCCCCATTCGGGCTGGGAGCGAGGGAGcaatggaggaggaggaggtgaagaAAACTGCAAGCCCAGGCATCTTGAGTGGGAGACGGTGCTAACCAACACGGCAGGCTGCCTGAG AAATGTGAGTTCTGAGCGAAAAGAGGCGCGGAGGAAGCTGCGGGAGTGCACAGGATTGGTCGATTCTCTAATGTACATTGTCCAATCCCAAATTGACTGTAAAGATGTTGACaataag TTGATAGAGAACAGTGTGTGTCTGCTGAGGAACTTGTCCTATCACGTGCACCAGGAAATCCCTGGCTGTGAACGCTACCAGGAGGCCACACCCATCAACCAGGGCCCCGCCCCCTCCAGCACGAAAGGCGGCTGTTTTAGCTCCCGCAAGGGCAAAG ATGAGTGGTTTTCCAAAG GTAAGAAAGATGAAGATGTAGCTGCGGATGTAGTAGACATTCCAAAGAGAGCCACACCTGCTAAAG GATATGAGTTGTTGTACCAGCCAGAGGTGGTCCGTATCTACACCTCTCTGCTGAAAGAGTCCAAGAATCCCACTGTGCTGGAGGCTTCGGCTGGAGCTGTTCAGAACCTGTGTGCTGGACGCTGGACT TACGGCCGCTACATCCGTGCCGTGCTGCGCAAGGAGCAGGGTCTACCCATGATGACTGAGCTACTGGCCCATGGCAATGACCGTGTGGTCCGAGCGATGTCTGGAGCCCTCCGCAACCTGGCCATCGATGCTCGAAACAGGGATCTGCTAG GTATACATGCAGTGCCTCACCTGGTGGCAAACCTGCCGGGTGGAGGTCAGAGTCAGCCGGCACGAGTGCTGTCAGAAGAGACGGTGGTGTCAGTCCTGAGCACTCTCCATGAGGTGCTTGGCTCCAGTCTGGAAGCAGCCAAGACCCTTCGAGCTTCACAGGGGATTGAGAGACTTGTGCTCATAAATAAGGATGG TAATCGTTCTGAGCGGGAGGTGCGCGGCGCTGGCCTGGTCCTACAGACTGTGTGGGGCTATAAGGAACTGCGGCGCACCTTGGAGAAGGATGGCTGGAAGAAAACTGATTTCATGGTCAACTTAAACCCTCCCAGCAACACTAACAGGACCAATGGAGGTTATGAGGACAGCACCCTGCCGCTCATAGACAAAG GCGCCAAAGAGGATCGGGAACTGATTCCCATGAATGAGATGGGACCAG ATTCCTACTCCACACTGGATCAAACTGGGAGAAGGAACACTCTGGATAACACACTCGAACCTACTGACAAAGATCCAGTACAG aaaaacTGA